AGTCTAACTGTATGTGGATTATGTCACGTGTATATAAAAACCTTCAGCAACTGCATAATTGGAAATCTTTATTGTAAGAAACActatctgtgtgtttgtgttaaatttggaaaaaaaaaagcatgtacaaaaaaaacaaaaaaacattcacaTATGCAAGAGACTGAGAAAGATTTAAAAACACTTAAATTAGAAGAAAATAGAACTTAAAGTGGCAGATTCTTAACCAGTTGCATCATATGCTCTGCATCTTTATCtccagaggggggaaaaaaaaaatccaaaaatttaTAAGTAAAACCGTATCTTGTTTTGGGGGAGTGACAGGCAGTAAGCTCTGTACAGAAGTTGGCTTATTTTATTCCCTGCTCCTAATAAAGTCCAGATAAAAGGCAGTTTAATAAAGCCAGGTCACTGTTAATCAATCTTGGAACAGTAACCACATTTACATTTGGGATTTAGTGCCTAGACTGAGTTACTACAATGCTACACTTTACTTGTTAAAAATCATATTAAGATCTGACATGGGACGatttacatttatgtttgaaCTGATACTGATTTTAACCAAGAGTACATTCTTGATTGCCAAAAACGTTGAATTGCTGGAATCAAGGGCACAATAAAGCACAGCTTTAAAATATTCCCTGATAATTATTAACACTGCCTGGGGAAGCCATTAATATGAACAAGTTTAGGTAACAATTGTGTAGGCAACAGCCTCTCTAAcaattaaaaatacagaaaatatattttaaagtagtGGGGAAATTAGTTTAACCTCTCTGGCTGCTGCTGCCAACAGGCTTAATCATGATTTTGAACAAGGATAGCATAAGAAACAAACATACACAGTATTTCAAAGCCCCCCCCCCTATAAGTGCAACTATAAGTTTGTAAAAGATGACATGGAAGTCTGTTTGTAGAGGGAGAGTGATCGACTTGGTGAATGAGATTTTTTAAGTAGATTTCCCATATAGCAAAATTAAAATGGAATTACAAAATTGCTCCAGTACAAAAAGCATTTTGTAATAAACACAAGCTTcctcattttgaaaataaaaatctaaGATACATGATAGTACAAAATACAGCTAGCTGCCAGACCCCATGGGGGAAGCACTCCATAAGCACTCATGAATGTAAATCGCTTTCTTATGGGCAtagatacaacttgccaaagacTGAAAATGTGAATACAACTTAGTAAAATTCTTTCAAACAATGATTTTAGATCAACTTAAAGACACCTGAAAATTAAGCCTCATTTAAATAACCTGCATCCATAATATTAGTTACTGGAGCTGCACAACCTAGGCATGGCTTTACATTTATCAGGAGGAGCAAATTATATTCTTTTAAACACATTTCAAGCAGTAAAGTGAAGAGCATAAATACATTGCTAACCAATAGGCTATATAATCTGTGAACTAGTCAGTGCTACTTCTCATTCACATAGTTTACAAATAAGACATGCCTACTTAAAACATTCATGACAAAAAGCCAGAGTTCCTGCACCAAAAAATATTAGTACATTAGCAGGCCAAGAATAGAATATATTTAAAACCTATTCCAAAACAGAAGATGGGCTGTGGATAAGTTTCCAATTGCATGAGAAAAGTGTGTATGGAGAAAGGGTACTTAGAAAGAGAGCAATTGTAGGGAGGAGGAAGAAAGTCTAGAGCAGCATTAACCCCTCCCCAACTAGCACAGAAATAAAACCTGAATAGAAGAGAGGTAGTTTGATTGAAAGCATTGTGTAAATCCCTACTCCCACCCAGTAATATAGTTTCACAAAAGTCTAAACACACCCCGCTTTTTGCATATTACCAAAGTAGAACAATGAATAAAATAGCACCTCCTATAAATGTGTAGGAAGTGAAAAGTTGTAATACAGAGTTGGCCATTTATTTTAACCCCACAATAGGTCCATCAACAAGGATTCCCTCTGTATAGTTACCCATTTACAACATATTTTTGCCTTTGATTTTCAACGAAAACATCCACATCCCCTCAACGAAAaaccaatatatttaattttaggaCAGTCCCTCCATTCATTGCTCCATACCACGCATTAAAAGCGGAGAAgggggtattttaaaaaaaaaaaaaaaaaaaggaaaaaaagtctGCATTTCAAAGTAGCATCTGAAGGCAAGGAGAGTGGTTGATGAGAAGGAATGGAATGGGTTTCTTCCCTCTGAGGTTATCTTGGACCCACTTCCAACACATACAATTTagggggaaaaataaaaatgagcaaTTGTTAAATATGAAGTACTGAGCCTTTGCCAGATGAACATGACATTATTTGTCTCAAGTTAAACAGACGAGTGGGATTTTGCAAAAGTAAGGATGCATATAGGTCTGTATTTGTTTACGATTTAAAGTTCCAGGTCTATGAAAAGGAAGGTGTCAGGAGGCTGACAAAAGCCCATTTTCATAACAGCGTCTCTTACGCGGTGGGCATTCCTCCTCATCTTCTTCCTCGTCTTCATCAGAGGAGGACGAAGAAGACGAACTGCTGTCCAGTGTCAGATCCACCACATCTGGTCCAGGCTTCCCATTTTCATTGACCACTGTGCTGCTGGGAGGGGGTATCTTTGCTGCCATTTCTGGAGAACCTgataaggagaaaaaaaagcagaTAATTGAAGCAACTCATTGCATGCACACCATAGTTTCTGAAAACCAAAGCATGCAATGGATACAGAGAGAAGTGGAGCAGAAAAACTAGCCTTGCATAAAGTATTAACATAATGTTTTGAGAGAACAGCTGCAAGTACCTAAGTCAAGAATGGGACACAGTGGACTGCAGCTCCTCTCTTTTTCTGCCTTTAATGGACACCAGGACCCATCCACCAAAAACTCTATCTCATCTGCATCCTTACACTCGCTGAGGATCTTCGACAACAGCCTGAAATAGAGAACATCCTGCTTACACAGTCAAACCGAGCAAGCTGCTCAGAGCTAGATATTCAGGAAACTTATGAAAAATGGAGGACAAGTAACAGGAACAAAGGTTATTAATCCATATCAACCAAATATGtaatttttctagtacagtttagaaaacaaAAAGCATAAATCTAAAAAAAGTTGCCATATGCTGctgcagttttattttttacatttaaataaaagtaaCAAGCCGGTTTTAGACAGTTTTTTTAGTATAGTATTCTATTTTGATTCACTTGAGaatctgtgtgtttatatatcaTGTTGGTATGAGGCAAACTTGCCTTTGAAACTCATGCAATAATTTAGTAAAGTTAAAGTGACATTATTTCTCAGAACCACAATGAGCATGCTTCTGCTCGTACTGTTCACTTATTGAAATGGTAACtccatttaaataaaatttgCCTAATGACTATAGTGGGTGATGCAACTTATTGGAACTCTTGGGTCTTGAATTAATATACTTATCTGAAATAGCCTGGTGAAAACTTTTAACCGTGTTGCTGCAATTTAAAGGAAATATATGCTTAGCAGCATCTCTAACcatgaaaaaaatgaatgaagtcCAGTTTGTGTACATGACTAGAGATTTTAAATAACTGTACTTACTCTGTCAATTTGATGTAATTTTTTTAGTGGATTTACCCTTTAATACACAGTTGCTAGACAATGGATAACTTCATGCTTACACTTAAAAAGGAGAGTATAAAAAGTAGGTTTTATAGCTGAATCTGTTTAATGTGCAGATTTGCGTAGGGGACAAGGAACACCAAGTTTAttgccaatttaaaaaaaaacacaagaaacacTACTGTAAGAGGTGATTTTCCCTTTGGCATAAAAGGACAAACAACTAACTAGCTTTCATTCAACCCTTCAATTATTACTCACCCATCTATTATAAGCTGATCATACTGAGCTGGTTTGTCACAAACTGGGCATGTCCATGTTGGCTTCTTTTCATTCATTTGAAGGTAGAAAACCGCATCAAAACACTGAAGATGAGCACATGTCTCTGCTCGACATGGTACAGTTAGACGCATCTTCACAAGCTGCAGGTCAGAGGGGCATTTTAAAATGTCTGTATGAATATAGTAACATGAAAGTACCAAATATGCAAAGAAATGTATGCAAGTGACAAAACTGTCTCCCaacattataaaacaaaaatgcacaatacaaaaTAGTAACTTGTATTAGAAACTAATCAATGTCAGGTGCAGCTGCTTCACGTAAAACTCTTTTATAGCCTTACCGGGCAAATAAGGGATACTCTGACTCCAGTGGTAGCAATCTCGCTGTCTGGGTCTAGACGTAGCTTTTCCCGCACTGCATTAATTGGGGAAATAAGAGATAACATTTTCATAAATGATTGCTTCAcaacacaaaaaagaaaatatttagatTATGTTCTGTTCAATGAAGCAAACTACTTGCACTCCTAATCCTATTAAGTTTACAAGTGAGGTACAGTAATGTAATTTAACACAAACCTGCCCCAAAAATCTTACCAAGGGTCTTGCACAGTTCTGGATGTTTCACCCCAATGGTTTTCAAACGTTGCAAAAGTTCAGAGGAGGTTCTCTGTCTTACCAGATACAAGCCCACAGAGTAACTCTATTCAAAAAAGAACATTTTGTGAGATGGTAAAAAGTAGTCTGTAGAGAACTAGGCACTAaaacaggacaaaaaaaaaataaaaacccatcAGAAAGCAGAGTGGGGAAGGGGGGCAGGAGGAGAgggaatgaaaaacaaaaacccaaggGTAGACCAACTGTATAAGTTTACttccattttattaaaatattaaattacaacaaaagcatggtatattaatacaataaaaacaaaatattaaaacatctAGAGATAAAAGAAGGAGAATATTGAGGGGGCTTATCTGCTTGCTAACCCTGGTCCTCAAATTtgcagaaatgtgttttttgtacctGTATCTTGCGCTAAAGTGGTTTTCATTaaaatacactaatatatatatatatatatatatatatatatatatatataaattaagccAGTCCACTGcgctacataataaaaaaaaaaatgtgtatttgagtTATGCTCGAAATGGTATCCTgtatgcataaaaaaaacaaattgacaaTGAAAATAAGGGACCAAAATGTAGTCTGAATTCTTTGTGGCAGAATAAGAAAGTACCAAATTAGTTCATTAGATGACAAAGTCAGAAGATGACACTATAAAGTATTGCAATAACAGGAATCatgtgatttaaaagaaaaacagagtTGGACATCTTCAATAGCCCCAGAGAGTTGGAGAATATGTTCATATTATGGTGATACGATTACCTGTTCAAAGAGCAAATGATTTGCAACTGACTAATCAAAGGCGTTGCAATATGAGAATTGCAGAGACATTTCTTTCTTAAAATTTTAACTACGCTTTGTGTTAAACCTTATTAAATGCAGCCTTATCTGTATTGGTGAAACAAATTTTAACATTGTGCATACAAATTTACATGGCATCCCCCAATAAGGAACAATTTGGGAGAAACCACTACTTTacacaatacattaataaaaaggcCCCCACCActgagagtttacaatctaatcagTTGGAGACCTGCAAAGACCAACGGTAGGTAAAAATGCTAAACAGTTTAAAGTAGTGTTCACAGTTGAAGGTTCACTAAAAATGCAGTCATAATTGGACTTTCAAACAGTCCTAATAATGTAAAAGGAAGTATTTAAGATGACATTTGAAGACAATTGATAGTTATGGGAAACCAGAGAGAAAGGTTATTGCACGAGACTTGATGGTGTAGTGGTGATACTCTAATCTTCAGGAAGGAGAAATTTTGGAGAAGGGAAGGAATATGGAGGGAGGGACAATTAAGCAGATAAAGATTGATCCTTTTAGCTAAAAAGTCATAAGACTGGCTTAACCGATGTGTCAGCTGTTAAACATTTTGGGAAGGGTGAAAATGCAAATGGTAAGTTTAGGAGagtatagatttttattttactttgttaatATAAGATTCCCTGagaagaattaaaaaaatgttgccgTTACTGGAATCTATACCACAATCTGCCACacgaaaaaacccaaaacaaaactgCAGAACAATTTAGAAACAAGTATGCTTAAATGAGACCCCCACTTTTGGGCAACTCAAACCATGATTATACTTCAataatctttttattaaatgtatatacctaTCTAGTTGCCTTTAGTTTGACAGCAGGTTGTCAAAGGAACTTTTCCTGTTGGCATCCTTAGATTTGGAACCCCTGACCTTCTGCAATAGCAGCTGCAAACCCAGTGAGCTTTTGGGGCACACTAGTGTTAGGACTGGCTGTAACTAAAACTAAAAGGAAGCCATGGGCGCCGAATTTAATTAGATTACGATTTTGGGGTGAGGACTGGCAGATTAAGCAGGTTTACTGAAACGGGAATTATCCACTAAAGAACATTGGAAACATGTTGCCTATACATCCAGCATGTATGCTTACCTTTCCATAGTTTccccaggtgactgtaactctgTTGCTAGCTGATGACAGATACATGAGATTAGTGAGATTTATGGGGCGACATGGGCGCTTCGGTTCCACACCAGGTTTATTAGAGGGATAATAGCCCTGGAAAATGTGTAATGACAGTTTATAATCAAGCCCTGTATCAGACTAAGCACATGTGGACACAGAAGATCATGCGATCAGGACAGCAATAAACTCACCGGTACTGAACAATAGTTGTGATTGACCTTTACAGCAATGTTGGGTGGGTACTGATCCTCCTGTGGACAGCTAGTGTCTGTGTAACAAATCCTGAAAGAAAAGGAGAAATATGCAtaaacaatcaaataaaaaacaGGTATGGGTGACAAATTACTATATGTGAAGACAAATGGACGATTACAAAACCCTTGCTCCTAGTAATAAGTATTATTGCTGTTACCATTGTAAAAATCACTTACCTTAGGACCACTTGAACTGATTTGGTACCAGGGTTTAAATCCCTACGAACAGGAAACAAAGAAGTTTGAGATATACAAAGCAAACATTAGCATTAATCTTTCCCATTGTGGATGACTGTCAATATATAAATTGTCAATTTCTGCTGACATTAGATCACATCTCTCCCGAATCATTGGTTTGGCAGaaagtcattttttttgtttttaacaatgcAGTTAAGCTGCAAGCTCTTAATGTTATCCAAGCTTCAAATGTGGCCAATTGatgaaaattaattttagttaCATAGAGACCACTACTTTAAAACCATATATGGGCATCAATCTAAAAGCTAACTTAGGCTACTTTACACACACCATGATTTATTGGTTAGGGAGTGTTGCATcaaaattacatacatacatagaaccAGCTTATAAAATGAAGCTAACCAATAGAAAGATTGTCAATGGGGCTATAATAAATGCAGATCTGAAAGCATTCGTATATGTCCTTAGACAAAAGGTAGGTCCTTTATAAAGGGAAGAGTGCCGTAAATATCCAACAACAATCTTTTTCCAGCAAGATCACAGCTCAATGTTAATTAAGAACTGCCCAGCTTGTTTTATATGAGAAGCAAATAGGTTGCAGCCAAACCTAATGAACCACCCTTCTGGTGGAAAAGTTTATGCTGTGTGATGGTCCAATAGCCCTTTCATTCTATTCAGAGTTGAAATAAAGCATTACCAAAGCTCACAAATGCCCATTCAGCACAGTTCTGACTCTTTCAAATAATATAACCAAGACCTGTTTTCTTATAGTTACCATCCAACGGATTGTCTCTTTGATCTTATGTTGATAGTTTACATGGATATAAACAAACAGTGTAAAGTCCACCTTATGTGTTTCTCCACCTAGCTGGATGGTGGTTTATCAGAGGACTAGCTAAAATCCCCAgagttgcctgggtttaaatgtTCAAGTTATTAATTTatcaatgagttgaatgaaactgtcaacattttaaaattaattagcagcttactagctcttccaacacacccatgaggtggttGCCCagtgtagtttttgtttttattttaaagctcattcaaattcatccagtggaaggcccagaacaggctccccgggtcacagttctggccagtgtacaccaatgggaggtctgaccgggtCCCTAAACTCCTTAAAATCTAGGCAGGATTCCACTGGACCAACTCGTGTTTATTTCATCCAAATCAGTGCAGAGGTGTCAAAGGAGAGGGAGAGACCATTTCATCTCCTGTGTCAGGGGGTATAGAGAGGATCTTAATTGGCTTCTGTCGTTTAATGTTATTTAACTCCATAGCTACTCAGATCTTGGGGGAATATTGATCTTAAAGAAAATATCCAATTCGCCACctctttttgtttgtttagtaCATCCTTCTATGCTCCATAAAGTTTATATTAATCATTCTCATGGTCCTGCTCACGCAGAGGCACTACTACAAAAATTAAGACAGTTGACTTGCAATTCATAAAATCCACAATGGTATTTTTTCCTTATTCACaaacaaaaaatggtttcctaTGTTGTACAAAGGAACAAGTAACAACATTTGttacacaaaggaaaaaaaatggtgTTTATCTGGAAGCCATATAGGCTTTGTCAGACTCACTAAAAAAACAGGAAGGAGTTTGTTTTTGAGAGTCTAACATATCAGATACCTTTGGTCTCCACATGCTTGTACTAATTCATTGGCTTGTTGTTCCAGAATCTTAAAAGTTGCCTCTCCAAACAAAAAAT
The Mixophyes fleayi isolate aMixFle1 chromosome 1, aMixFle1.hap1, whole genome shotgun sequence DNA segment above includes these coding regions:
- the PIAS4 gene encoding E3 SUMO-protein ligase PIAS4 isoform X2, with the translated sequence MKCRAKACRGQARSETDGDWFGETEFGHVVRRMPARRSLRSKMAAELVEAKNMVMSFRVSDLQMLLGYVGRSKSGLKHELVTRALQLVQFDCSPEVFKKIKELYETRYSKKATDIVSTAPTQPPPHRSPDSLTIHASYDHGASGPRTSLSPPNMDYPALYGKHVNGLSRIPPKVMTKPEVRLVKLPFYDVVDELLKPTELVAQNSEKLQDSPCVFVLSPRQVDLIKNSRDLNPGTKSVQVVLRICYTDTSCPQEDQYPPNIAVKVNHNYCSVPGYYPSNKPGVEPKRPCRPINLTNLMYLSSASNRVTVTWGNYGKSYSVGLYLVRQRTSSELLQRLKTIGVKHPELCKTLVREKLRLDPDSEIATTGVRVSLICPLVKMRLTVPCRAETCAHLQCFDAVFYLQMNEKKPTWTCPVCDKPAQYDQLIIDGNTVKSFHQAISDKYINSRPKSSNKLHHPL
- the PIAS4 gene encoding E3 SUMO-protein ligase PIAS4 isoform X1; the protein is MKCRAKACRGQARSETDGDWFGETEFGHVVRRMPARRSLRSKMAAELVEAKNMVMSFRVSDLQMLLGYVGRSKSGLKHELVTRALQLVQFDCSPEVFKKIKELYETRYSKKATDIVSTAPTQPPPHRSPDSLTIHASYDHGASGPRTSLSPPNMDYPALYGKHVNGLSRIPPKVMTKPEVRLVKLPFYDVVDELLKPTELVAQNSEKLQDSPCVFVLSPRQVDLIKNSRDLNPGTKSVQVVLRICYTDTSCPQEDQYPPNIAVKVNHNYCSVPGYYPSNKPGVEPKRPCRPINLTNLMYLSSASNRVTVTWGNYGKSYSVGLYLVRQRTSSELLQRLKTIGVKHPELCKTLVREKLRLDPDSEIATTGVRVSLICPLVKMRLTVPCRAETCAHLQCFDAVFYLQMNEKKPTWTCPVCDKPAQYDQLIIDGLLSKILSECKDADEIEFLVDGSWCPLKAEKERSCSPLCPILDLGSPEMAAKIPPPSSTVVNENGKPGPDVVDLTLDSSSSSSSSSDEDEEEDEEECPPRKRRCYENGLLSAS